In Miscanthus floridulus cultivar M001 chromosome 5, ASM1932011v1, whole genome shotgun sequence, one genomic interval encodes:
- the LOC136453548 gene encoding uncharacterized protein isoform X2: protein MLMLPYLETHHHQEQLRTSTSCWTYKLLTSHLHQDSTLRKTPPKQTAVIPATIAGSSALAHDNVPKRLFGDTLLGNQDDERWRRRPQQHREQWQKTKNRCGVQTSCKN, encoded by the exons ATGTTAATGCTGCC ATACCTTGAGACACATCACCACCAGGAGCAACTCAGGACGAGCACGAGCTGCTGGACTTACAAACTACTAACATC ACACCTCCACCAGGATTCAACCCTGAGGAAAACACCTCCGAAACAGACGGCGGTCAT TCCTGCTACAATAGCTGGATCCTCAGCTTTAGCCCATGACAATGTTCCTAAACGTTTGTTCGGGGACACTTTGCTTGGAAACCAG GATGACGAGCGGTGGAGAAGACGGCCACAACAGCACCGAGAGCaatggcaaaaaacaaaaaaccgGTGTGGTGTTCAAACCAGCTGCAAAAAT TGA
- the LOC136453548 gene encoding uncharacterized protein isoform X1, translated as MLMLPYLETHHHQEQLRTSTSCWTYKLLTSHLHQDSTLRKTPPKQTAVIPATIAGSSALAHDNVPKRLFGDTLLGNQVFNNCPHICMCHQQYTHSDPLLPTSQMPLLSVYLTYASGLHIYSIIFRMTSGGEDGHNSTESNGKKQKTGVVFKPAAKIDTPEAPRTSDSKQTHRNKTPKGA; from the exons ATGTTAATGCTGCC ATACCTTGAGACACATCACCACCAGGAGCAACTCAGGACGAGCACGAGCTGCTGGACTTACAAACTACTAACATC ACACCTCCACCAGGATTCAACCCTGAGGAAAACACCTCCGAAACAGACGGCGGTCAT TCCTGCTACAATAGCTGGATCCTCAGCTTTAGCCCATGACAATGTTCCTAAACGTTTGTTCGGGGACACTTTGCTTGGAAACCAGGTGTTCAACAATTGCCCTCACATCTGCATGTGTCATCAGCAATATACCCACAGTGATCCATTGCTGCCTACCTCGCAAATGCCTCTACTTTCAGTTTATCTTACATATGCCTCAGGCCTTCACATTTATTCCATCATATTCAGGATGACGAGCGGTGGAGAAGACGGCCACAACAGCACCGAGAGCaatggcaaaaaacaaaaaaccgGTGTGGTGTTCAAACCAGCTGCAAAAAT TGACACACCTGAAGCCCCTAGGACCAGTGATTCAAAGCAAACACATAGAAACAAGACCCCCAAGGGAGCCTAG